The proteins below come from a single Chitinophaga pinensis DSM 2588 genomic window:
- a CDS encoding GH92 family glycosyl hydrolase: MLREIMTTLLCGAGLMASAQQKDLVAYANTLQGTNSEYALSHGNTYPTTGLPFGMHAWSAQTGNNGDGWKYQYKATTIRGFQQVHQCSPWVGDYAVFSLMPVAGTLKVNEEQRAAAFSHKDETARPDYYKVTFENKTTAEVTPTERGAHLRFSFPAKTPAYVVLDGYNALSGVKIYPAERKITGYVTNGRFIPQNFRNYFVIVFDQPFEAAGTWENVKGQIFADSLTGEGKGMGAFIRFRSGTKVQARVASSYISTEQAELTWQKELAGFKNLEQTRAAANKTWSTLFNRVLVEGGSEEDRATFYSCLFRANLFSHQFFEYDAQGAPHYFSPYDGKVHNGYMYTDNGFWDTFRAQFPLNTILHPTMEGRYMQALLDAQQQCGWFPAWSFPGETGGMLGNHAISLLTDAWVKGIRTFDPKQALDAYFHEAMNKGPWGGANGRAGWKEYYQLGYVSFPESHGSTSQTLEYAYDDFCAYQLAKLTGNQFYQYVFGRSLYNYKNQYDSTTGFMRGRKLDGSWVEDFNPVKWGGPYTEGNAWHWQWSVFHDVQGLIDLMGGEARFIAKLDSVFSTGNKVDVGYYGQMIHEMTEMVNAEMGQYAHGNQPVQHMIYLYNYAGQPWKAQAHARDVMKRLYNAGPDGYPGDEDQGQMSSWYVMSALGFYSVCPGTDEYVIGSPVFPKVTLTLENGKQFVVEARHNSPENVYIHSATLNGRPYSHNWIRHTDITNGGVLVLEMGKEPAKGRGLEAADKPYSISRR, encoded by the coding sequence ATGCTTAGGGAAATTATGACAACGTTGTTATGCGGCGCCGGGTTAATGGCGTCTGCACAACAAAAGGATCTGGTAGCTTATGCGAATACTTTGCAGGGTACAAATTCTGAATATGCCCTTAGTCACGGGAATACTTATCCAACGACGGGTCTGCCTTTCGGTATGCACGCCTGGTCCGCACAGACCGGCAATAACGGCGATGGCTGGAAATACCAGTATAAGGCTACAACGATCCGTGGTTTTCAGCAGGTGCATCAGTGTAGTCCATGGGTAGGAGATTATGCGGTATTCAGCCTGATGCCGGTGGCAGGAACCCTGAAAGTAAACGAGGAACAACGCGCGGCCGCGTTTAGTCATAAAGATGAAACGGCCAGACCGGATTACTATAAAGTGACCTTTGAAAATAAAACAACTGCGGAAGTGACACCTACAGAGAGAGGAGCACATCTGCGTTTCTCTTTTCCGGCAAAAACACCGGCATATGTTGTACTGGATGGTTATAACGCGCTGAGTGGTGTAAAGATCTATCCGGCGGAAAGAAAGATCACCGGGTATGTGACGAACGGACGGTTTATCCCGCAAAATTTCAGGAACTATTTTGTGATCGTTTTTGATCAGCCTTTTGAAGCGGCTGGTACCTGGGAGAATGTGAAAGGACAGATTTTTGCGGATTCTCTCACCGGAGAAGGAAAGGGGATGGGCGCATTTATCCGCTTCCGTAGTGGCACAAAGGTACAGGCGAGGGTTGCTTCTTCCTATATCAGTACCGAACAGGCGGAGCTGACCTGGCAAAAGGAGCTGGCCGGGTTTAAGAACCTCGAACAGACAAGGGCAGCGGCTAATAAAACCTGGAGTACGCTTTTCAACCGGGTACTGGTGGAAGGCGGTTCCGAAGAAGATAGAGCTACTTTCTATTCCTGTCTGTTCCGCGCTAATCTGTTTTCACACCAGTTCTTCGAATATGATGCACAGGGCGCACCTCACTATTTCAGTCCTTACGATGGCAAGGTACACAATGGTTATATGTATACGGATAATGGTTTCTGGGATACTTTCCGTGCCCAGTTTCCGCTGAATACGATTCTGCATCCGACGATGGAAGGTCGTTATATGCAGGCATTACTGGATGCACAACAACAATGCGGCTGGTTCCCGGCCTGGTCTTTCCCCGGAGAGACGGGTGGTATGCTGGGTAATCATGCCATTTCCCTGTTGACGGATGCCTGGGTAAAAGGGATCCGGACATTTGATCCTAAGCAGGCACTGGACGCCTATTTCCATGAAGCCATGAATAAAGGCCCCTGGGGTGGCGCTAATGGTCGTGCGGGCTGGAAGGAGTATTATCAGCTGGGTTATGTCAGCTTTCCGGAATCACATGGCAGTACTTCCCAGACGCTGGAATATGCATATGATGATTTCTGTGCTTATCAACTGGCAAAGCTGACAGGGAATCAATTCTATCAGTATGTGTTCGGGCGTAGCCTTTACAATTATAAAAATCAGTACGACAGTACCACCGGTTTTATGCGTGGGCGTAAACTGGATGGCAGCTGGGTGGAAGATTTTAATCCCGTGAAATGGGGTGGTCCATATACAGAAGGTAATGCCTGGCATTGGCAATGGTCGGTATTTCATGATGTACAGGGGCTGATAGATCTGATGGGAGGGGAAGCCCGTTTTATTGCTAAACTGGATTCCGTTTTCAGTACCGGGAATAAGGTGGACGTCGGCTATTACGGTCAGATGATCCATGAAATGACGGAGATGGTCAATGCGGAGATGGGACAATATGCGCATGGCAATCAGCCGGTACAGCATATGATCTACCTGTATAATTATGCAGGTCAGCCGTGGAAGGCACAGGCACATGCAAGAGATGTTATGAAACGACTGTATAATGCAGGTCCGGACGGTTATCCCGGTGATGAGGACCAGGGGCAGATGTCTTCCTGGTATGTCATGAGCGCGCTGGGTTTTTATAGTGTGTGTCCGGGTACGGATGAGTATGTAATTGGTAGTCCGGTGTTCCCGAAGGTCACACTCACTTTGGAAAACGGGAAACAGTTTGTCGTAGAGGCGCGTCATAACAGTCCGGAGAATGTGTATATACATTCTGCCACCCTTAATGGCCGTCCGTATTCCCATAACTGGATCCGGCACACTGATATTACCAATGGCGGGGTGCTGGTACTGGAAATGGGAAAGGAGCCGGCGAAGGGCCGTGGACTGGAAGCAGCGGACAAACCTTATTCCATCAGCAGGCGTTGA
- a CDS encoding RICIN domain-containing protein: MKKSPALLVMSLLTFMACKQGLLTPVEKPQNADNTVGISQAITADYITVSIKNVKSSKFLEVAGNPVQNAKFKDNALLQQWETSLSGTETNRWQKWHLIYQTTVNGTRYYHIRNLHSGKLIDVPSASGTSGTVLQQYAAFPLLADQQLWSLTDIGGGQYRIVNKGNSLSLSVAGGSTSNGAQVIQETTASDNKQYWTITEITPDTYRDDQVVRFFNRNSASLGSAAFDQGNTIPLTWGANNGKVLWVTQDAWDGSQVQSNGMFNCGHFFSYNNSIFIQPSKTDWTPNNAPNMTIPNSTSGKPKQICNIQSGTTWSWPGPGVEIGDKVYMQCGEGNGLNATNQSLYRLTQSATTQWTAERLMPNGFNNYTAISYSTGLVKPGDGYVYAFGSEATSFGYGSYIHVARFAENNPLQWQYWSGSAWTSSPAAGAASKIADARGSNSVAYLNGKYILMTLDQGFNCDPDRSVYIATSTSPTGPFTAQIKVYTILEYFKEQYTRYYTPVIHPEFNNGRNELLLTYSVNFSACGLDGCEGAWLDPYYYRLKGIRVPYSKIGL; encoded by the coding sequence ATGAAAAAGAGTCCAGCATTGCTGGTAATGAGTCTGCTGACATTCATGGCCTGCAAACAAGGTTTGCTGACGCCAGTTGAAAAACCACAGAACGCTGATAATACAGTAGGTATCAGTCAGGCGATTACCGCTGATTATATTACTGTGAGCATCAAAAATGTCAAGAGCAGCAAATTCCTGGAAGTAGCAGGAAATCCTGTGCAAAACGCTAAATTTAAAGACAACGCATTGCTGCAGCAATGGGAGACTTCCCTCTCGGGTACAGAAACAAACAGGTGGCAGAAATGGCACCTGATTTATCAGACTACAGTTAATGGTACGAGATATTATCACATCCGTAACCTGCACAGTGGTAAACTGATAGACGTTCCGTCTGCCAGCGGCACATCTGGTACGGTATTGCAGCAATATGCCGCTTTCCCCCTGTTAGCTGATCAGCAATTATGGAGCCTTACCGATATTGGTGGCGGACAATACCGCATCGTCAACAAAGGTAACAGCTTATCCTTGTCAGTAGCAGGTGGGTCTACCAGTAATGGTGCGCAGGTCATACAGGAGACAACTGCGAGTGATAATAAACAGTACTGGACGATCACTGAGATTACACCAGATACCTATCGTGACGACCAGGTCGTACGTTTCTTTAACCGTAACAGTGCCAGTCTGGGATCCGCTGCCTTTGACCAGGGCAATACGATTCCGCTGACATGGGGTGCTAACAACGGAAAAGTACTATGGGTAACACAAGACGCCTGGGATGGATCGCAGGTACAGTCCAACGGTATGTTCAACTGTGGTCATTTCTTCAGTTATAATAACTCCATATTTATACAGCCGTCGAAAACAGACTGGACTCCGAACAACGCACCTAATATGACCATTCCTAACAGTACTTCCGGTAAACCCAAACAGATCTGTAATATACAGTCGGGTACTACCTGGAGCTGGCCTGGTCCGGGTGTAGAGATCGGTGATAAAGTCTATATGCAGTGCGGTGAAGGGAATGGTCTGAATGCGACCAATCAATCCCTGTACCGGCTGACGCAGAGCGCCACTACACAATGGACTGCCGAACGTCTGATGCCGAATGGATTTAATAATTATACCGCTATCAGTTATTCTACCGGCCTGGTAAAACCAGGCGATGGATATGTATATGCTTTCGGAAGCGAAGCGACGAGTTTCGGTTATGGCAGTTATATACATGTCGCCAGATTTGCTGAAAATAATCCGCTGCAATGGCAGTATTGGAGTGGATCGGCATGGACTTCCAGTCCGGCCGCAGGCGCTGCTTCAAAGATTGCGGACGCCAGAGGTAGTAACAGTGTAGCCTATCTGAATGGCAAATATATCCTCATGACACTGGATCAGGGATTCAATTGCGATCCTGACAGAAGCGTGTATATTGCTACCTCTACTTCTCCTACAGGACCATTTACCGCACAGATCAAGGTATATACTATCCTGGAGTACTTTAAGGAGCAATACACCCGTTATTATACGCCTGTGATTCATCCGGAGTTTAACAACGGCAGAAATGAGTTGTTGCTGACGTATAGTGTCAACTTCTCTGCCTGCGGACTGGATGGTTGCGAAGGTGCATGGCTGGATCCGTATTATTACAGGCTGAAGGGGATCAGAGTGCCTTATTCGAAGATAGGGCTGTAG
- a CDS encoding ArsR/SmtB family transcription factor codes for MNLRRDVFQAIADPTRRAILLLVASQSLTAGAIAANFDTARPTVSKHLQILIECELLEQEQSGREIYYHLNPKKIKEIADFIEPFRQLWDDRFNKLEAIMKNYKPKK; via the coding sequence ATGAACCTAAGACGTGATGTATTTCAGGCTATAGCAGACCCTACCAGACGAGCCATCCTGCTATTAGTGGCTTCGCAGTCCCTGACAGCAGGCGCAATAGCGGCTAACTTCGATACAGCAAGACCGACGGTATCGAAACATCTGCAGATATTGATTGAATGTGAACTACTGGAACAGGAACAGAGTGGCAGAGAGATCTATTATCACCTGAACCCTAAGAAGATAAAAGAGATTGCGGACTTCATCGAACCTTTCCGGCAATTATGGGATGACAGGTTTAACAAATTAGAAGCGATCATGAAAAACTACAAACCTAAAAAATAG
- a CDS encoding SRPBCC domain-containing protein, with translation MEAKTKVHAEDGRQEVIITRDFDLPVELLFTAYVEPEIIEQWMNTKVLKLENQKYGSWEFQTSDPKGNVVFTANGVYHEFIPNEKITRTFEMDNMSLGAQLEFLEFRKLSDDTSRLTMHVVYKSVAVRDQLMQLPFRQGINMAHNKLQEIVNKLKTSHHE, from the coding sequence ATGGAAGCGAAAACCAAAGTCCACGCCGAAGACGGCAGACAAGAAGTCATTATTACAAGGGATTTTGACTTACCCGTAGAACTGCTTTTCACTGCATATGTAGAACCCGAAATCATTGAACAATGGATGAATACCAAAGTGCTGAAACTGGAAAATCAGAAGTATGGCAGCTGGGAATTTCAGACCTCAGATCCTAAAGGGAATGTAGTATTCACTGCGAATGGGGTCTATCATGAATTCATCCCCAACGAAAAGATCACACGCACATTTGAAATGGATAATATGTCATTGGGTGCACAACTGGAATTTCTTGAATTCCGGAAACTGAGCGATGATACCAGCAGATTGACAATGCACGTAGTATACAAATCTGTTGCTGTCAGAGACCAGTTGATGCAGTTACCTTTCCGTCAGGGTATCAATATGGCACACAATAAATTACAGGAAATCGTAAACAAACTAAAAACTTCACATCATGAGTAA
- a CDS encoding DoxX family protein produces the protein MSKRNKIIYWVATLWLSLGMVSTGIVQLLKVKAEVDAFTHLGYPVYLMTILGIWKLLGVIAVLVPRFPLLKEWAYAGFFFAMSGAIVSHITLGDPVTQILPSLLLLTLTIVSWYFRPAERRVHVKTLQPAF, from the coding sequence ATGAGTAAGCGCAATAAAATCATCTATTGGGTAGCCACACTCTGGCTGTCACTGGGAATGGTATCTACGGGTATTGTACAACTGCTCAAAGTAAAAGCAGAAGTAGATGCCTTCACGCACCTGGGCTATCCGGTTTACCTGATGACAATACTCGGTATCTGGAAATTATTAGGTGTCATTGCGGTACTGGTACCACGCTTTCCTTTGTTGAAAGAATGGGCTTATGCGGGATTTTTCTTTGCGATGTCAGGCGCCATCGTTTCACATATTACATTGGGAGATCCTGTTACACAGATCCTTCCCTCCCTCTTATTGCTTACACTGACGATTGTATCCTGGTATTTCAGACCAGCAGAGAGAAGAGTACACGTCAAAACATTACAACCGGCATTCTAA
- a CDS encoding DMT family transporter, which produces MKKSFLVLHLAVILAGFTGVFGKLISLNEGLLVWYRVFFSFAILFFILRLFKVKASLSLKEKLDVSKIGMFIAIHWVFFYASIKYSNISIGVVCYSLTGFFTAVFEPLINRKPFVLSALVLSGLTLLGISLIFHFDTSYQLGIGLGVISSAFAALYTIYNERLVKRYDSKQINYYQMMGATIGLGLLMPVYLHFFPVWSLVPDLKDTLYLLLLSSVCTVGLYILFAESLKRLSAFTVNLSFNLEPIYAIILAFLFFNEGKELNISFYVGLFFVMTSVVLQTYLSMRDHK; this is translated from the coding sequence ATGAAAAAGTCATTTTTAGTGTTACACCTGGCGGTGATCCTCGCAGGTTTTACAGGTGTTTTTGGTAAGCTCATCTCCCTCAATGAAGGATTGTTAGTATGGTATCGGGTGTTTTTCTCCTTTGCAATCCTGTTTTTCATTCTTAGATTATTTAAAGTAAAAGCCAGTCTTTCTTTAAAAGAGAAATTAGACGTCTCTAAGATCGGGATGTTTATTGCCATACACTGGGTCTTCTTTTATGCCAGTATCAAGTATTCCAATATTTCGATAGGGGTGGTTTGTTATTCTTTAACGGGGTTCTTTACAGCTGTTTTTGAACCGCTGATCAACAGGAAGCCATTTGTGCTTTCGGCGCTGGTATTGAGCGGACTGACCTTACTGGGGATTAGCCTTATCTTTCACTTTGATACTTCTTATCAGCTGGGTATTGGGCTGGGGGTAATTTCCTCGGCCTTTGCTGCTTTGTATACCATTTATAATGAACGGCTGGTAAAGCGCTATGATAGTAAACAGATCAATTATTATCAGATGATGGGAGCGACTATCGGACTGGGATTGCTGATGCCGGTATATCTGCATTTTTTTCCTGTGTGGAGCCTGGTACCTGATCTGAAAGATACGTTATACCTGTTATTGCTGTCTTCTGTCTGCACAGTGGGTTTGTATATTTTATTCGCAGAATCATTGAAAAGACTTTCTGCTTTTACAGTGAATCTGAGTTTCAATCTGGAACCTATTTATGCGATTATACTGGCATTCCTGTTTTTTAATGAAGGGAAGGAGTTGAATATTTCTTTTTATGTGGGGCTGTTTTTTGTAATGACTTCTGTCGTGTTGCAGACTTACCTCTCTATGAGGGATCATAAATAA
- a CDS encoding SDR family oxidoreductase, with product MKTIFITGASSGIGKATAKFFHSKGWQVIATMRSPEKEQELSQLDNVTLLPLDVTDLTRIQTCVNEATKRAKIDVVFNNAGHGLYGPLETYSDEQITGLINTNLIAVIRITQAFIPYFREQGSGLFIATSSMGGMTAFPFSAMYHAAKWGLEGFSESMYFELSKFNIGIKTILPGGVKTDYVGRSMAYGAKKIDAYQPILDKVEKVMGNLMLPENLTPPEIIAATVFEAATDGKDQIRYVAGEDGKQLYATRLSMGSEAFRQHFNEVFFGHNL from the coding sequence ATGAAAACAATCTTCATAACAGGCGCATCCTCAGGCATAGGCAAAGCAACCGCTAAATTTTTCCATAGCAAAGGATGGCAGGTGATCGCTACCATGCGTTCTCCTGAAAAAGAACAGGAACTCTCTCAACTTGACAATGTCACCCTCCTGCCGCTGGATGTAACTGATCTCACCCGGATTCAGACCTGCGTCAACGAAGCTACTAAACGCGCTAAAATTGACGTCGTTTTTAATAACGCAGGACACGGTCTGTATGGTCCCTTAGAAACATACAGCGACGAACAAATCACCGGTCTTATTAATACAAACCTGATTGCTGTCATCAGGATCACCCAGGCATTTATTCCCTATTTCAGAGAACAAGGCAGCGGTCTTTTTATAGCTACTTCCTCCATGGGTGGTATGACCGCCTTCCCATTCAGTGCCATGTACCACGCTGCTAAGTGGGGATTGGAAGGCTTCAGCGAAAGCATGTACTTCGAACTCTCCAAATTCAATATAGGTATCAAAACCATCCTGCCGGGCGGCGTAAAGACGGACTATGTGGGTCGCTCCATGGCATATGGCGCAAAAAAAATAGACGCCTATCAACCCATCCTGGATAAGGTAGAAAAAGTAATGGGCAATCTCATGCTTCCTGAAAATCTTACCCCTCCGGAGATCATCGCAGCAACCGTCTTCGAAGCGGCTACTGACGGGAAAGATCAGATACGATATGTCGCCGGTGAAGATGGTAAACAGCTCTATGCCACAAGACTCAGCATGGGTTCAGAAGCATTCAGACAACACTTCAATGAAGTTTTCTTCGGTCATAACCTTTAA
- a CDS encoding helix-turn-helix domain-containing protein, which translates to MADNIIQINSISKLHDIYDCGKPQHPLISIIDLSAINHQLFDKDVAFSMSFYTISCKQFKGWFNYGRQTYDFSEGSLMFTAPDQVLRSGPDIPIEEGWALFFHPDLIHGTELGRTIQQYTFFRYDLNEALHISDEEKIILQDCIAKIKREYGQHIDKHTEGLIIKNIELLLSYCERFYDRQFYTRRKASNDIVQRFESLLADYFSQDDLAERGLPDVKYLAGQLNISTSYLSDLLNKYTGKTAQEHIHLQLVDKAKSLLLGTEKQVSEIAYELGFLYPSHFTKLFKTSTGLSPREYRTGN; encoded by the coding sequence ATGGCAGACAACATTATCCAGATAAACAGTATCAGCAAACTGCACGACATCTACGATTGCGGCAAACCGCAGCATCCGCTTATCTCGATCATTGACTTGTCTGCCATCAATCACCAGCTTTTTGATAAAGACGTCGCCTTCAGCATGTCCTTTTATACGATCTCCTGCAAACAGTTCAAGGGCTGGTTTAATTACGGACGGCAGACATACGATTTCAGCGAAGGCTCGCTCATGTTCACAGCGCCTGACCAGGTGCTGCGTTCCGGTCCGGATATACCTATAGAAGAAGGCTGGGCACTGTTCTTTCACCCGGACCTGATACACGGTACCGAACTAGGACGTACCATACAACAATACACCTTCTTCCGCTACGATCTCAATGAAGCATTGCATATCTCTGATGAAGAAAAAATCATCCTACAGGATTGTATCGCCAAGATAAAACGCGAATATGGTCAGCATATCGACAAACATACAGAAGGACTGATCATAAAAAATATCGAACTGCTGCTCAGCTATTGCGAACGTTTTTATGACAGACAATTTTATACCCGCAGAAAAGCCAGTAACGACATCGTACAACGCTTTGAAAGCCTGTTAGCCGACTATTTTTCACAGGATGACCTGGCGGAACGCGGTCTGCCGGATGTAAAATACCTTGCCGGACAGTTAAATATCTCCACCAGCTATTTATCTGACCTCCTGAACAAGTACACAGGAAAGACCGCACAGGAACACATTCACCTGCAACTGGTGGATAAAGCCAAATCCCTCTTACTCGGCACGGAAAAACAGGTCAGCGAAATCGCCTATGAACTGGGCTTCCTCTACCCGTCCCACTTTACCAAACTTTTCAAAACAAGTACAGGACTTTCTCCCAGAGAATACAGAACCGGCAATTAA
- a CDS encoding FAD-binding and (Fe-S)-binding domain-containing protein has translation MKKLLSPDPAKIEPLPHEPTHDRAPDSVAEGTPQWLKKDMIGLLGEEQVLYKALDLIRYATDASPYRMIPKVVVTPTSEEQVLAIFKYSREKQIPVTIRASGSSLSGQAQGDGILLDARKHWAGATVEAAGKQLRVRPGTIMFRANLALRPYGYRLGPDPASGSVASIGGVVANNSSGMCCGTAQNSYKTISSLSFMLPSGTRINTADPDAEAQFQRAEPALCEGLKEIKAEIEADAALSARIVKKFSIKNTTGYHMGAFLDGKTPLEIFRRLMVGSEGTLGFISEVVFDTVPDDLHRLTAFLIFPDMYSACAAVAPFIKAGAMAVELSDRASLHAVEGKPGVPDRWEAFDENATGLLVEFRVATKELLAVAEQAANDILLTLPLLEPGSFTKDPKLAAQFWTVRNGLLPSVGGTRPSGTSLILEDVCFPPERLAEGAVDLQLLIARHGYKGYVFGHASAGNLHFLVTPSFNSAEELQRFDAFLRDVIELVVGKYDGSLKAEHGTGRNIAPFVEHEWGPKLTGLMWKLKRLADPDGILGPGVLLSADPASHLQHLHTIPTVENEVDRCIECGYCEPVCPSRNLSTTPRQRIALRREMLRQPQGSPVTAALLQEYEYSAIETCAGDGSCEIACPLDINTGVLMKEFRSMEHTRKAEQIALKLAKNWGTVEKVMRGALSLNAATQTILSGLPAKGLTALARTVVSEDLMPAWIPNIPHPAKTKLPATSKEGAAAVYFTACVNRIFGASRGEKQEMTLAEAMVTLSDRAGLPVWIPEDLGGNCCATVWHSKGYVEGNTYMANQVVESMWRWSDGGRLPVVCDASSCTFGITSEILHYLTPENLDKHQKMTLLDSIAWAHDHLLPRLEIKQKTGATVIHAVCSTQHLNLAGKLLTIAQKVSETAYNPIHSTCCAFAGDRGFLHPELTHDATQEVVAEIKDKHFDQYISSNRTCEIGMNLATGQDYKSVIFLLEEATR, from the coding sequence ATGAAAAAACTACTCTCTCCGGATCCAGCGAAGATTGAACCATTACCACATGAGCCAACGCATGACAGGGCGCCGGATAGCGTCGCTGAAGGAACGCCGCAATGGCTTAAAAAAGATATGATCGGTTTACTGGGAGAAGAGCAGGTTCTCTATAAAGCACTCGACCTCATACGCTATGCAACTGACGCAAGTCCGTACCGTATGATCCCGAAAGTAGTGGTAACGCCCACCTCCGAAGAACAGGTGCTGGCGATATTTAAATATTCACGGGAAAAACAGATCCCCGTTACCATACGTGCTTCCGGCTCCAGTTTAAGTGGACAGGCCCAGGGCGACGGTATCCTGCTGGATGCCCGTAAACATTGGGCGGGTGCTACTGTCGAAGCAGCCGGGAAACAATTACGGGTAAGACCCGGCACGATTATGTTCCGCGCCAACCTGGCACTGCGTCCTTATGGCTATCGCCTCGGACCAGACCCTGCCAGTGGCAGCGTAGCCTCCATCGGTGGCGTTGTAGCTAACAATTCCAGCGGGATGTGTTGCGGCACTGCCCAAAACTCCTACAAGACCATTTCCTCCCTGTCATTTATGCTGCCATCCGGCACCCGCATCAATACCGCGGATCCGGACGCAGAAGCACAATTCCAGCGTGCAGAACCGGCATTATGTGAAGGACTGAAAGAAATAAAAGCGGAAATTGAAGCCGATGCAGCGCTCAGCGCCCGCATTGTCAAAAAATTCAGCATCAAGAACACCACCGGTTATCATATGGGGGCTTTCCTGGATGGGAAAACACCGTTAGAGATCTTCCGTCGCCTCATGGTAGGTTCAGAAGGTACTTTAGGATTCATCTCAGAAGTGGTATTCGACACCGTACCGGACGATCTGCACAGACTGACTGCTTTCCTCATTTTCCCCGATATGTACTCCGCCTGCGCAGCAGTAGCGCCTTTTATAAAGGCAGGCGCCATGGCAGTAGAACTATCGGACAGGGCATCACTACACGCAGTGGAAGGCAAACCTGGCGTACCCGATCGCTGGGAAGCATTCGACGAAAATGCGACCGGCTTGCTGGTGGAATTCCGGGTAGCAACGAAAGAACTATTAGCAGTAGCTGAACAAGCCGCAAACGATATACTATTGACCTTACCATTACTGGAACCAGGTTCTTTCACAAAAGACCCGAAACTGGCAGCCCAGTTCTGGACCGTCCGGAATGGCTTATTACCTTCCGTTGGAGGTACACGCCCAAGCGGCACTTCCCTGATCCTGGAAGACGTCTGCTTTCCACCCGAAAGACTCGCAGAAGGCGCCGTTGATCTGCAATTACTGATTGCGAGGCATGGTTATAAAGGCTATGTCTTCGGACATGCATCCGCTGGTAACCTGCATTTCCTGGTCACTCCTTCTTTTAACTCTGCCGAAGAATTACAGCGTTTTGATGCCTTTCTGAGAGATGTCATCGAACTCGTAGTTGGAAAATATGACGGTTCCCTGAAAGCAGAACACGGTACAGGCCGAAACATCGCTCCTTTCGTAGAACATGAATGGGGACCAAAACTGACGGGGCTGATGTGGAAACTAAAACGACTGGCCGATCCTGACGGGATACTCGGGCCGGGCGTTTTGCTCTCCGCAGATCCGGCATCTCACCTGCAGCACCTGCATACCATTCCTACAGTTGAAAATGAAGTAGATCGTTGTATTGAATGTGGGTACTGCGAACCCGTATGTCCAAGCCGTAACCTCAGCACCACCCCAAGACAACGTATTGCGCTGCGCAGGGAAATGCTGCGTCAGCCGCAAGGCTCACCGGTAACAGCGGCCCTGTTACAGGAATACGAATACAGTGCGATTGAAACCTGTGCCGGCGATGGCAGCTGCGAAATTGCTTGTCCGCTGGATATCAATACCGGCGTACTGATGAAAGAGTTCCGCTCTATGGAACACACGCGTAAAGCTGAACAGATTGCCCTCAAACTGGCAAAAAACTGGGGAACAGTGGAAAAAGTAATGCGCGGCGCACTCTCACTGAACGCCGCTACGCAAACGATCCTCTCCGGCCTGCCGGCCAAAGGACTGACCGCCCTCGCCAGAACGGTTGTCAGTGAAGACCTGATGCCGGCCTGGATCCCTAACATCCCGCATCCCGCAAAAACAAAACTGCCTGCTACCAGCAAAGAAGGAGCAGCTGCGGTTTATTTTACCGCCTGTGTGAACCGTATATTCGGCGCATCCCGGGGGGAAAAGCAGGAAATGACACTGGCAGAAGCCATGGTGACACTCTCTGATCGTGCCGGATTACCCGTATGGATACCGGAAGACCTGGGAGGGAACTGCTGCGCTACCGTATGGCATTCTAAAGGATATGTCGAGGGCAATACCTACATGGCCAATCAGGTAGTAGAAAGCATGTGGCGCTGGAGCGACGGAGGACGGCTCCCGGTTGTCTGTGACGCCAGCTCGTGTACCTTCGGTATTACCAGCGAGATCCTGCATTACCTGACGCCGGAGAACCTGGATAAACACCAGAAAATGACACTCCTGGACTCTATCGCCTGGGCGCATGACCACCTGTTGCCAAGACTTGAAATAAAGCAGAAAACAGGCGCCACAGTGATACATGCGGTCTGCTCGACACAACACCTCAACCTTGCAGGGAAACTGCTCACAATCGCCCAGAAAGTGTCAGAAACGGCATATAATCCGATACATTCCACCTGTTGTGCCTTCGCCGGAGACAGAGGCTTCCTACATCCCGAGTTAACACACGACGCCACACAGGAAGTAGTAGCGGAAATAAAAGACAAACACTTCGATCAGTATATTTCCAGTAACCGGACCTGTGAGATCGGTATGAACCTGGCAACGGGCCAGGATTACAAATCTGTAATATTCCTGCTGGAAGAAGCGACCAGGTAA